From Cecembia calidifontis, one genomic window encodes:
- a CDS encoding gliding motility-associated C-terminal domain-containing protein, with protein MKTATNYINIYLFFFLLSGLFCFSALQNASAQGFNNNQWIFGYCGSGQENSFLSFGRGEDPIVRTLPGTILVGSETGNVDNNAIAVDPITGQVLFFTNGVLVYNYDNLIIQGAPNGINGQTDQRQSVAIGTLDYEPNGDRVFYIFHVAPNGQLLYSVVDMNAAGGAQGIAPPLGAVISLNQPVGTSASGAILVVKTPQSPSYLISFEGGELVSRRIEPTQGDFIVSGNISFPFTPKAIVFEESTGKLILIPENAGDDIAVLDFDASTGSFGAFNFVSQSGGADTIEGAAFSPDGQFLYFSRGNELLRVPINDLDAEPEVLPLEGTIDRIFDIKVGPDGRLYYIYEETVGGPQLIGRVNNPDETVLDELDIEEDPFNGTDFCGRVFPQFAPNQDVNPTVDFTWEPDLPCSNNPVQLTSIITPENYRPVSFEWTFNPPLTNEDGQPIDIDFNQEHLLIPEEATANQSIQVTLTVTFADGNTISVPKTIQLTENNLQANFRAQDTTVCEGACVDIGSLLEVQQGGGQGGENPNIGGGGQGGNYEYFWSNRRDEGWVTDTNNCVDLPGLYWVLVREPGSECYAYAEIRVRIWDLPDQSNNIWYFGNGAGLDFNPDPDDPNGPVPRPVGHNRNIPAGTTTISDETGQVLFFTDGESVWDLNGDLMNNGDNIGGNNQASEGVIAVPVPQNQTIFYVFTTQRAADGSNRVSYSVVDIKTDNPTGVGSVVTKNNFLFSPSTEHSAALASGDTTWVLFHELGNNTFRAYPVSQFGIGQPVFSSVGSNHSFNTGVGSMKFSPDGSQVAITIQDGNCSRLEIFNFNQGTGRLTEYALLDLGCTGEEIYGLEFSNDGSRVFVSFTGSPGKIEEYFIKRPESAVVGEDIDTNLSCFDCFNSASTRAQRENCILASKNVLSTSGPFGALQVGPDGQIYVARPGANEITTISPGVNCIDSFYSEQGISLVPGSSMNLGLPAFVQQSGSSIPEPALAGPERICLDPEFGALALFEGGGEPDIDSYFWTIVHEDGEVIIADFGGAGEQFQNLEQALPRAGIYTVSLRVDRCGDPEYFREEIEVEVVDAPEITLPDEFTLCVGSPVQLTAIDGYDPAEGLYDFEWRNAAGQLIGDENSNTIEVSEESIYTVTVRFRLPDGLSPEEFDVCPASKSVFVGPAFDFDITQSAEEVCFDEPLVVFSPNTPISGEWFYRPAGSPNRVSLGTAFELELIPSTLPSPGDYEIIFFAEDPLVEGCFVEKIAPLTIFPLPEVEVVILADSDDCVNPNGSFVVTALTAVQSLEVLELGLNFGPLAAGESIPAFTDLDPGLYTIQMRNEFNCEFVQSVTIRNLNPSQGIDGYEVTAVSEACDAQGVQEGQIVIRFVSGPVNGSYQLVRQGDGAVFLGSISNAEEVIVNVQAGIYAVNIEDENGCSVPFDQLMEIDQVNFVDFSVPSTVEACGSFTFTPQSPDQLVFTVRNSAGNIIQANLDGSYTLAEAGNYVIRGEDPNGIDCPLERETNVVIIAPPVFSLTGPRVDCELGVFYEAVLGPNEDPNQVFIFWLDANRQVVSRNPLFFPRSTGEYFLEVQPRSGTLCENQSISFVVDDIVPEINVELVAEPFCADDPFTIISIVADLTDVSLIEWYEIVDGQRVLQENWIGFQDVVVLFNGVFEVELTNSDGCVVGSAQIEIRQSTIVPPVLESKYVICAPEGVTFEIDPGQYTNYSWLLEGEEIATTATFTPVLPGQYELIVSDDQGCQFNARFEVEENCEVDIRIPNAVLLGDPDRNFRVFPTEFVDELEVFIYNRWGELIFYCENSNINGERELCIWDGVVNGRFVPVGTYAVVVNYGSTRQNVKRTLRSAILVLQ; from the coding sequence ATGAAAACGGCAACAAATTACATAAATATATATTTATTTTTCTTTTTGCTCAGTGGGTTATTTTGTTTTTCGGCCCTGCAAAATGCCTCAGCTCAGGGATTTAATAACAATCAATGGATTTTTGGTTATTGTGGATCCGGCCAGGAAAACAGCTTTTTGTCATTTGGTAGGGGAGAAGATCCGATAGTCCGGACTTTACCGGGGACCATATTAGTAGGGTCAGAGACCGGGAATGTTGATAATAACGCAATTGCAGTAGATCCGATCACTGGGCAAGTTTTATTTTTTACAAATGGTGTCTTAGTTTACAATTACGATAATCTTATTATTCAAGGTGCCCCCAACGGAATAAATGGTCAGACTGATCAAAGACAGTCAGTAGCTATCGGTACTTTGGATTATGAACCCAATGGAGATAGGGTTTTTTATATTTTTCATGTTGCCCCAAATGGTCAGCTTCTGTACTCCGTAGTGGACATGAATGCTGCTGGAGGTGCACAAGGAATAGCACCACCTCTTGGTGCAGTGATTTCACTCAATCAACCTGTAGGGACATCAGCTTCTGGGGCTATTTTAGTAGTAAAAACACCACAGTCCCCTTCTTATCTTATAAGTTTTGAAGGTGGGGAATTGGTGTCGCGAAGAATTGAGCCGACGCAAGGGGATTTTATTGTAAGTGGCAATATCTCATTTCCTTTTACTCCTAAGGCTATTGTATTTGAAGAGTCCACAGGGAAACTGATTTTGATTCCGGAAAATGCCGGGGATGATATTGCCGTGCTTGATTTTGATGCTTCCACCGGTTCTTTTGGTGCCTTTAATTTTGTTTCCCAATCAGGCGGGGCGGACACCATTGAAGGAGCTGCATTTTCGCCCGATGGACAATTCCTTTACTTTTCAAGAGGCAATGAACTTCTCAGAGTTCCTATTAATGACCTGGATGCAGAACCTGAAGTACTCCCTTTAGAAGGAACTATTGATAGGATTTTCGACATCAAAGTTGGTCCTGATGGTAGATTGTATTACATCTATGAGGAGACAGTTGGCGGGCCGCAGCTTATAGGTAGAGTGAATAACCCCGATGAAACGGTGCTGGATGAGTTGGATATTGAAGAAGATCCTTTTAATGGTACAGATTTTTGTGGTCGGGTTTTTCCACAATTTGCGCCTAATCAGGATGTCAACCCTACAGTTGACTTTACATGGGAGCCGGATCTGCCTTGTAGCAATAACCCTGTCCAATTGACCAGTATTATCACTCCTGAAAACTACAGGCCGGTAAGTTTTGAATGGACTTTTAATCCCCCCCTGACCAATGAAGACGGTCAGCCAATTGATATTGATTTTAATCAGGAACACTTGTTGATTCCGGAAGAGGCTACCGCCAATCAAAGTATTCAGGTAACACTTACTGTAACTTTTGCTGACGGTAACACCATTTCGGTTCCAAAAACCATTCAACTGACAGAAAACAACCTTCAGGCAAATTTTAGAGCTCAGGATACTACTGTATGTGAAGGGGCTTGTGTGGATATCGGGTCTTTGCTTGAAGTGCAGCAAGGAGGCGGCCAAGGTGGGGAGAACCCCAATATTGGTGGAGGTGGACAAGGTGGAAATTATGAGTATTTCTGGTCGAATAGAAGAGATGAAGGTTGGGTAACCGATACCAACAACTGTGTTGATCTGCCAGGGCTTTATTGGGTTTTGGTCAGGGAGCCAGGATCGGAATGTTATGCTTATGCGGAAATCAGGGTAAGAATCTGGGATCTTCCAGATCAAAGTAATAATATATGGTATTTTGGAAATGGGGCGGGCCTTGATTTTAACCCTGACCCAGATGACCCCAATGGTCCTGTACCAAGACCGGTTGGTCATAACCGAAATATTCCGGCCGGGACTACCACCATTTCAGATGAAACAGGACAGGTTTTGTTTTTTACGGATGGAGAGTCGGTCTGGGATCTCAATGGGGATCTGATGAACAATGGGGATAACATCGGAGGAAACAATCAAGCTTCCGAGGGGGTAATTGCTGTTCCTGTACCTCAAAATCAGACAATTTTCTATGTATTTACCACTCAAAGAGCTGCTGATGGAAGTAACCGTGTAAGCTACTCGGTGGTGGATATTAAAACGGATAACCCTACCGGGGTAGGAAGTGTGGTGACTAAAAACAATTTTCTTTTCAGTCCGAGTACCGAACATTCAGCCGCTCTTGCGTCCGGTGATACCACTTGGGTATTATTCCATGAATTGGGGAACAATACCTTTAGGGCTTATCCCGTCAGCCAGTTTGGTATAGGGCAACCTGTTTTTTCCTCTGTTGGATCTAATCATAGTTTTAATACCGGTGTTGGAAGTATGAAGTTCAGCCCGGATGGCAGCCAAGTGGCAATTACTATTCAAGACGGAAATTGTTCGAGACTGGAAATTTTTAATTTTAACCAAGGGACTGGGAGGCTTACGGAATACGCTTTATTGGATTTGGGCTGTACGGGTGAGGAAATTTATGGGCTTGAGTTTTCCAATGACGGAAGTAGGGTGTTTGTTTCATTTACAGGTAGTCCTGGAAAAATTGAAGAGTATTTCATCAAACGTCCCGAATCGGCTGTGGTAGGAGAGGATATTGATACAAACCTTTCTTGTTTCGATTGTTTCAATTCGGCCAGCACAAGAGCACAAAGGGAAAATTGTATTTTGGCATCCAAAAATGTTTTGAGTACCTCGGGACCATTTGGGGCTTTGCAAGTAGGTCCGGATGGCCAGATTTATGTTGCCCGTCCTGGCGCCAATGAAATTACAACAATAAGTCCAGGAGTAAATTGTATTGATAGTTTTTATTCTGAGCAGGGTATTTCCCTAGTCCCTGGTTCTTCCATGAATCTGGGGTTGCCTGCATTTGTACAGCAGTCAGGAAGCAGTATTCCGGAGCCTGCTTTGGCAGGGCCGGAAAGAATCTGTCTTGACCCGGAATTTGGTGCCCTTGCCTTGTTTGAGGGTGGAGGTGAGCCTGATATTGACAGTTATTTCTGGACAATTGTCCATGAAGATGGAGAGGTGATTATTGCTGATTTTGGAGGCGCAGGAGAGCAGTTTCAAAATTTGGAGCAAGCTTTACCAAGAGCAGGTATTTATACCGTATCTCTTCGGGTGGACAGATGTGGGGATCCTGAATATTTCAGAGAAGAAATAGAAGTGGAAGTAGTGGATGCACCGGAGATCACCTTGCCGGATGAGTTTACATTATGTGTTGGAAGTCCAGTGCAGCTGACAGCTATAGATGGATACGATCCTGCCGAAGGATTGTATGATTTTGAGTGGAGAAATGCTGCCGGCCAGCTTATTGGTGATGAAAATAGCAATACTATTGAAGTTTCGGAGGAAAGCATATACACAGTTACAGTTAGATTTAGGCTGCCCGACGGTCTCAGTCCTGAGGAATTTGACGTTTGTCCGGCCAGTAAATCTGTTTTTGTAGGACCTGCATTTGATTTTGATATTACCCAAAGTGCCGAAGAAGTTTGCTTTGACGAACCTCTGGTTGTCTTTTCTCCCAATACGCCCATATCAGGAGAGTGGTTCTATAGACCTGCTGGCTCACCGAACAGGGTTTCTTTAGGAACTGCCTTTGAGTTGGAGTTAATCCCTTCAACTTTACCGTCTCCCGGGGATTATGAGATTATATTTTTTGCGGAAGATCCTTTGGTTGAAGGTTGTTTTGTTGAAAAAATTGCTCCTTTAACCATTTTCCCCTTGCCCGAGGTTGAAGTAGTAATCCTTGCTGATTCAGATGATTGTGTCAATCCCAACGGAAGTTTTGTAGTCACTGCATTGACTGCCGTCCAAAGTCTTGAAGTGCTGGAATTAGGGTTGAACTTTGGTCCATTGGCAGCAGGTGAAAGCATTCCAGCCTTCACCGATTTAGATCCAGGATTGTACACAATACAGATGCGTAATGAATTCAATTGTGAATTTGTGCAATCTGTTACCATTCGTAATCTTAATCCCTCTCAGGGAATAGATGGTTATGAAGTTACTGCTGTATCTGAAGCTTGTGATGCGCAGGGTGTTCAGGAGGGGCAGATTGTGATAAGATTTGTCAGCGGGCCTGTCAATGGATCCTATCAGCTTGTCCGACAAGGGGATGGAGCAGTTTTTTTAGGATCCATTTCAAATGCGGAAGAGGTAATTGTGAATGTTCAGGCTGGAATTTATGCCGTTAATATTGAGGATGAAAATGGCTGTTCAGTGCCATTTGATCAGCTAATGGAAATTGATCAGGTAAATTTTGTAGATTTTTCAGTGCCATCAACCGTTGAGGCCTGTGGCTCATTTACCTTTACTCCTCAATCTCCGGATCAGTTGGTCTTTACAGTAAGGAATAGTGCGGGGAATATCATTCAGGCAAATCTGGATGGTAGTTACACTTTGGCTGAAGCAGGTAATTACGTTATTCGTGGTGAAGATCCAAATGGTATTGATTGTCCTTTGGAAAGAGAAACCAATGTAGTTATAATCGCTCCTCCGGTTTTTAGTTTGACAGGTCCCCGGGTCGATTGTGAACTTGGAGTGTTTTATGAGGCAGTCTTAGGTCCTAATGAAGACCCGAATCAAGTCTTTATATTTTGGTTAGATGCTAATAGGCAGGTAGTCAGCCGTAACCCTTTGTTCTTCCCAAGATCTACTGGGGAGTATTTCCTGGAAGTCCAGCCAAGATCAGGAACCTTGTGTGAAAATCAATCCATCTCTTTTGTTGTAGATGACATTGTTCCTGAAATCAATGTGGAACTGGTTGCTGAACCGTTTTGCGCAGATGATCCATTTACTATTATTTCTATAGTGGCGGATTTGACAGATGTTTCCCTAATTGAATGGTATGAAATTGTCGATGGGCAAAGGGTATTGCAGGAGAATTGGATAGGTTTTCAGGATGTCGTGGTTTTATTCAATGGGGTGTTTGAAGTGGAGTTGACCAATTCGGATGGGTGTGTGGTCGGATCTGCCCAAATTGAAATAAGGCAATCCACGATCGTCCCTCCGGTATTGGAATCAAAATATGTAATTTGTGCTCCTGAAGGTGTTACTTTTGAAATTGATCCTGGACAGTATACCAACTACTCTTGGTTGTTAGAAGGAGAAGAAATTGCCACCACAGCTACCTTTACTCCAGTACTTCCTGGTCAATATGAACTGATTGTATCAGATGATCAGGGTTGCCAATTTAATGCAAGGTTTGAGGTGGAAGAAAATTGTGAAGTCGATATTAGAATACCAAATGCAGTGCTATTGGGTGATCCAGATAGAAATTTCAGGGTTTTCCCAACTGAATTTGTAGACGAACTGGAAGTGTTTATCTACAATAGGTGGGGGGAATTGATTTTTTATTGCGAAAATTCAAACATAAACGGAGAGAGGGAACTTTGTATTTGGGATGGTGTTGTAAATGGAAGGTTTGTTCCTGTCGGAACATACGCAGTCGTGGTCAATTATGGAAGTACCCGTCAAAATGTAAAGAGAACTTTGAGAAGCGCAATTCTAGTATTACAGTAA
- a CDS encoding PorP/SprF family type IX secretion system membrane protein — MQRSYLYRLFLLVFGFFLFFDSKAQDPQYSQYYAAPLYLNPAFAGSEMLPRVGFNYRNQWPGLDAQFTTFSAYFDTFLDDYNSGVGLLVMSDTEGAAKLRSFTLAGLYSYELRLGERAYFRPGIRASYIRRDIGFFENLVFANQIDRNNPTGPLLPGSDIPGLGEPVNLLSLSAGGLFFTDKFWFGVAADHLNQPNQSFLENGISNLPYKLSFHTGYKISLGTGGYRNDFTHMFKERYIVPTLNYKRQGPFEQLDVGAYLYAEPLIIGLWYRGLPYRPVEQQSNRDAIVLMAGVNLISGVSVGYSFDYTVSRLGIQSGGAHEISLSFLLADKNQNKIRSRDTILPCPKF, encoded by the coding sequence TTGCAAAGGTCTTATCTATATCGTCTTTTTTTGCTGGTCTTTGGCTTTTTTTTATTTTTTGATTCCAAAGCTCAAGATCCCCAATATAGTCAATATTACGCAGCCCCCTTGTATTTAAACCCTGCATTCGCTGGATCTGAAATGCTGCCTAGGGTAGGCTTTAATTACAGAAACCAATGGCCTGGTTTGGACGCTCAGTTTACAACATTTTCTGCTTATTTTGACACATTTTTGGATGATTATAACAGCGGAGTTGGGCTCTTGGTTATGAGCGATACAGAAGGTGCTGCCAAACTGAGGTCTTTTACACTGGCCGGCCTGTATTCTTATGAGTTAAGGTTAGGTGAAAGGGCATATTTTAGACCGGGAATCAGGGCAAGTTATATAAGGAGAGATATCGGCTTTTTTGAAAACTTGGTATTTGCCAACCAAATAGACAGGAACAATCCAACAGGCCCTTTACTGCCCGGATCGGATATTCCTGGACTTGGTGAACCGGTAAATTTACTTTCCCTTTCAGCAGGAGGTTTATTCTTCACGGATAAGTTTTGGTTTGGTGTGGCAGCAGACCATCTTAACCAACCCAATCAATCTTTTTTAGAGAACGGAATAAGTAATCTTCCCTACAAGCTTTCTTTTCACACGGGATATAAAATTTCTTTAGGGACAGGAGGCTATCGAAATGACTTTACCCACATGTTCAAAGAACGCTATATAGTACCTACCCTAAATTACAAAAGACAGGGTCCCTTTGAGCAGCTTGATGTGGGCGCGTACCTTTATGCAGAGCCTTTGATCATTGGACTTTGGTACAGGGGTTTACCTTACCGACCGGTAGAACAGCAGAGTAATCGCGATGCCATCGTCCTAATGGCAGGTGTCAATCTGATAAGCGGGGTGAGTGTGGGTTACAGCTTTGATTACACAGTTTCCAGACTTGGTATTCAGTCAGGAGGAGCCCATGAAATCAGCCTGTCATTTCTTCTGGCAGATAAAAACCAGAATAAAATCAGAAGCCGGGACACCATTCTACCTTGCCCTAAATTCTAA